A genomic window from Salvelinus alpinus chromosome 10, SLU_Salpinus.1, whole genome shotgun sequence includes:
- the LOC139532182 gene encoding bromodomain adjacent to zinc finger domain protein 2B-like isoform X2 yields MESGERLASPAPPTARTSSPAASSSSSSSSSPAPHSKSSLAPSPAASLGSTLSTSGRLYGAMSDQQPYTLSSAFPLVSHPAFGLYTTSSGRPEFGGLGSLGSLGSLGSLGMSAALAAHPQLSALTEWWRAAEAHSRGAAAFLPPFLGLPTMFTPHIQQNHSPLQAPSRTPSKNGQTPKGVNGAVNGSGVCSPTMQGSYSMNASPSLGASQAVKGPNSKAKGPRSSPHSQSHTAELQLEKVPRKPKDKKPSKKPAEVAGVSDSESGSSSDSSSDGAISSDLEDLGGEEDDDDDDDDDDEDEEEEGKSEAWNSEKEKARRTKKKMKIGTLSSGMKEAQDNRNSLPHSLPSDPPTLVPSQHSPFTLSQSFPLSLQTSRPREEGLQQHLSVIQSTGLAASSKPLALLTQPRRETSPSPVSASPIPLITSPKGRTTASPKPPKLLPSSPQHPPLSLCSSSKPLSVPSLARSVPLASSPQSFPLLTSPMANSQQPKPLKTPGSGKASKRKLLEESLSQINEFRLKQSLLSQGQTFPAAQPKKQQGHKTSRKAAGVTSSSLPPPKLSSSESPCGGGRSTKLPPAPLPLPPPPQNNHSNLFLSSALLGLAAHPNGVIQSTTAQDAPLALITKPRKDSNKDLSGAGASLSLPVNLSTGGRVHSASSQGPPARPATSPSPTTARGPRKIKAPKAPKLQAPNLQVQAHALAPMAAWKGLSQSHLVQSLVDLFRGAEAGLPGLPGLPSSKDSDDSVEDDDDDDDDDLDDLEDDEEDSDDSLSDSDSNSDSDKDVSGGKLKDPKLKLPSSGSASKREKTPLKLTKGHASLLSDSTNHTAASCSPLNLQVIKTPNIVTSSSALAYHSSPSSSYSLVTPPGAGKRKRVMDEQELRIPLELGWQRETRIKSASGKMQGDVAYYAPCGKKLRQYPDVVKYLSRNGISGITRDNFSFSAKIMVGDFYEAREGPQGLQWSLLKDEDVIPHILAMDGRRGRPPNSERQRGAEGGKGSRRRKGRPPNVGEGLGLGAEVPSPSEAKLLRKLEAQEIARQAAQMKMMRKLEKQAMARAAKDARKQQVSLSAIMAAEERRKQKEQMKLIKQQEKIKRIQQIRLEKEMRAQQILEAKRRKKEEVANAKIMEAEKRIKEKEMRRQHAVILKHQELERHRLDMERERRRQHGMLMKAVEARKKAEERERLRQEKRDEKRLNKERKLELRRLELEIARELKKPNEDMCLADHKPLPEFFRIPGLILPGGAVSDCLMLMQFLRGFGKVLGFDVGVDVPTLGMLQEGLLNVGDSMGHVQDLLVRLLSLAVCDPGLPPGHKTKTMLGDHLTNVGINRDNVSEVLQMYMGAHCGQTELAELALSLKTKAFQAHTPAQKASILGFLANELACSKSVVSEIDKNLDHMTNMRKDKWLIEGKLKKLRTIHAKRTGKRDASMGGEEAQPLGTPSSGLKRKRKAGAESDDDDDEDEDSDDLADEDDEEEEEEMKKAKKVETCDEDDGDQSTSVEELEKQIEKLAKQQHQVRRKLFEASHSLRSMMYGQDRYRRRYWVLPHCGGVFIEAMESGEAAGELEKERERRRRAAAGEVHIKEEPQEEEVQKKKPGGVGGEERSVYTPVGSEEGKEEKKGSPNLFLLYPASLSKLTTLLDVAKDVAKETREAKADPRPKYNGSPRPPSVTTTTKTAPPSDPTNNASLPALPTSPCASTAPNLPCEEAKPGYLTSTSSPSSFSSLLSPPPQLFSPMKTSTLAPNPPQLQYLPSDQLLRVLTERSGHWFSLLPRSPCDDTSLTTSPSPGPSPLQSSPLPSSSLTRPRSPPASPALPLTPSAASASASPHHPAGFINYPLSALQVKAGGSLLSLSAFCGGWPSGMLSPSQLPFCSSPLPGHSGLSSLEGSANAPPSVSSKSESPVPPGEKLSSTVPSPAMMEVPKHSDHPTPRPIPEEMLSGWWRVSDIEELRSLVGSLHSRGTREKGLHRQMHKYMELIPQVCTKHRDAAMIELCELEESQVSVESVRGWCVEEQAMEMDIAVLQQVEELERKVTTASLQVKGWMYPEPQSEREDLVYHEHKPLPKHQPAAGGAGDKDQPEDKADHKAGGVVRHADNPLDIAVTRLADLERNIERRYLRSPLGTTIQIRLDNVGAIGTVTVPAPSSSAEREGGEEEVAHGMKVWRKALSDVRSAAQLAMCLQQLQKSIAWERSIMKVYCQICRKGDNEDLLLLCDGCDKGCHTYCHKPKITTIPEGDWYCPACISKASGPSPKNKKPPSKPVAGGGGKKPTAAEAKRNGKQAGNSNGNVEMSEDDSASANSTPKKGGGAKEPPSRKRKGEESPAPSQAPPTPQTPSQESPVVCVKRAKTARDNNRDLGLCRVLLAELERHQDAWPFLNPVNTKGIPGYRKVIKKPMDFATIREKLISSQYQNLETFIIDVNLVFDNCEKFNEDNSDIGRAGHNMRKFFDKRWTELLKQIN; encoded by the exons GTCGTTTGTATGGGGCGATGAGCGACCAGCAGCCCTACACGTTGTCAAGTGCCTTCCCCCTGGTCAGCCACCCAGCTTTCGGCCTGTACACCACCAGCTCAGGACGCCCAGAGTTTGGAGGCCTGGGGTCATTGGGGTCCCTGGGTTCTCTGGGGTCCTTGGGGATGTCTGCTGCCCTGGCCGCACACCCCCAGCTGAGTGCTCTGACAG AATGGTGGCGAGCAGCAGAGGCCCACAGTAGGGGGGCAGCAGCCTTCCTCCCCCCGTTCCTGGGCCTCCCCACAATGTTCACCCCCCACATCCAGCAGAACCACAGCCCCCTGCAAGCCCCCTCCAGGACCCCCAGCAAAAACGGACAGACCCCCAAAG GGGTGAACGGGGCAGTGAACGGAAGTGGGGTCTGCTCCCCAACCATGCAGGGGTCTTACTCCATGAACGCGTCCCCATCCCTGGGTGCCTCCCAGGCTGTTAAGGGCCCCAACTCCAAGGCCAAGGGCCCCAGGAGCAGCCCTCACAGCCAGAGCCACACAGCAGAGCTACAGCTGGAGAAAGTACCCCGCAAACCTAAGGACAAG AAGCCCAGTAAAAAGCCAGCAGAGGTCGCTGGGGTCAGTGACAGCGAATCAGGCTCTTCCTCGGACAGCTCCAGCGACGGAGCCATCAGCAGCGACCTGGAGGACCTCGGAGGGGAAGAGGACGACGACGATGATGACGACGACgatgatgaggatgaggaagaggagggcaaGAGCGAGGCGTGGAACTCTGAGAAGGAGAAGGCGAGGCGGACGAAGAAAAAAATGAAG atCGGGACACTAAGCTCGGGCATGAAGGAGGCCCAAGACAATAGGAACAGCCTGCCCCACAGCCTACCCTCCGACCCCCCCACCCTGGTCCCCTCACAGCACTCCCCCTTTACCCTGTCCCAGAGCTTCCCCCTGTCCCTCCAGACCTCCCGGCCCAGGGAGGAGGGTCTCCAGCAGCACCTCAGTGTCATCCAGTCCACGGGTCTAGCAGCCAGCTCCAAGCCCCTTGCCCTCCTCACCCAACCCCGCAGGGAAACCTCCCCATCACCCGTCTCTGCCTCTCCAATCCCCCTCATCACCTCCCCCAAAGGACGCACCACAGCCTCCCCCAAGCCGCCCAAGCTTCTGCCCTCCTCGCCGCAGCACCCGCCCCTGTCCCTCTGCTCTTCCTCCAAGCCCCTGTCGGTGCCCTCCCTGGCCCGCTCTGTACCCCTGGCCTCCTCGCCTCAATCCTTCCCTCTCCTCACGTCGCCCATGGCCAACTCCCAGCAGCCCAAGCCTCTGAAGACACCTGGCAGTGGGAAGGCTAGTAAGAGGAAGTTGCTGGAGGAATCACTCTCTCAGATCAACGAATTCAGGCTCAAACAG TCTTTACTCTCGCAAGGCCAGACGTTCCCGGCGGCGCAGCCCAAGAAGCAGCAGGGTCACAAAACCTCTAGGAAGGCTGCTGGGGTGACGTCATCCTCCTTGCCGCCCCCCAAGCTGTCCTCCTCGGAGAGTCCGTGTGGTGGTGGCAGAAGCACCAAGTTGCCCCctgctcccctccccctcccccctcccccccagaaCAACCACTCCAACCTCTTCCTGTCCAGCGCTCTCCTGGGCCTGGCTGCCCACCCCAACGGAGTCATCCAAAGCACCACCGCTCAGGACGCGCCGCTAGCCCTTATCACCAAGCCCCGCAAAGACTCCAACAAGGACCTCTCTGGGGCAGGGGCGTCCCTCTCGCTGCCCGTCAACCTCAGCACCGGCGGAAGGGTCCACTCGGCCTCCTCTCAGGGCCCCCCGGCGCGGCCCGCTACCTCACCCTCACCGACCACGGCCCGGGGCCCCAGGAAGATCAAGGCCCCCAAGGCCCCTAAGCTCCAGGCCCCTAACCTCCAGGTTCAGGCCCATGCTCTGGCCCCCATGGCAGCCTGGAAGGGCCTCTCTCAGAGTCACCTGGTGCAGTCTCTGGTGGACCTGTTCAGAGGGGCCGAGGCCGGCCTCCCAGGTCTCCCCGGTCTCCCTAGCAGCAAGGACTCGGATGACTCTGTTGAGgatgacgacgacgacgacgatgATGATCTGGatgatttggaggatgatgaggaggactcGGATGACAGCTTGTCAG ATTCTGACAGTAACTCGGACAGCGACAAGGACGTCTCCGGTGGCAAACTGAAGGACCCGAAGCTGAAGCTGCCATCGTCAGGCTCCGCCTCCAAGAGGGAGAAAACCCCACTCAAGCTAACCAAAGGCCACGCCTCCTTACTGAGCGACTCAACCAATCACACAGCCGCCAGCTGCTCCCCGCTCAACCTGCAGGTCATCAAGACGCCCAACATCGTCACCAGCTCCAGTGCCTTGGCCTATCACagctctccttcctcttcctacTCCCTGGTCACGCCCCCAG gcGCAGGGAAAAGAAAGAGGGTGATGGATGAGCAGGAGTTGAGGATACCTCTGGAGTTGGG CTGGCAGAGAGAAACGCGGATCAAGAGCGCGTCCGGGAAGATGCAAGGCGACGTGGCGTACTACGCGCCATGCGGGAAGAAGTTGAGGCAGTACCCAGATGTGGTGAAG TATCTATCCAGAAATGGAATAAGTGGCATCACACGCGATAATTTTAGCTTCAGTGCAAAGATAATGGTTGGTGACTTCTATGAAGCCAGAGAAGGACCCCAG GGTCTGCAGTGGAGCCTGCTGAAGGACGAGGATGTCATCCCTCATATCCTGGCCATGGATGGCCGGCGGGGACGGCCCCCCAACTCAGAGCGCCAGCGCGGGGCCGAGGGGGGAAAGGGCTCCCGGAGGAGGAAGGGCCGGCCGCCCAACGTGGGAGAGGGTCTGGGGTTGGGGGCAGAGGTGCCTAGCCCCAGCGAGGCCAAACTCTTACGCAAACTGGAGGCCCAAG AGATAGCCAGGCAGGCGGCCCAGATGAAGATGATGAGGAAGCTAGAGAAGCAGGCCATGGCCAGGGCAGCCAAAGATGCCAGGAAGCAACaag TCTCTCTTTCAGCCATCATGGCGGCCGAGGAAAGGAGGAAGCAGAAGGAGCAAATGAAGCTCATCAAGCAGCAG GAGAAGATCAAGCGTATTCAGCAGATCAGGTTGGAGAAGGAGATGAGGGCACAGCAGATCCTGGAG GCTAAACGGAGAAAGAAAGAAGAGGTTGCGAATGCCAAAATTATGGAGGCAGAGAAACGAATAAAG GAGAAAGAAATGCGAAGACAGCATGCAGTCATTTTAAAGCACCAG GAGTTGGAGAGGCATAGACTAGATATG gagagggagaggagacggcAACATGGGATGCTCATGAAGGCGGTGGAGGCTCGCAAAAAAGCAGAG GAGCGCGAGCGCTTGCGGCAGGAAAAGAGGGATGAGAAACGCCTGAACAAGGAGCGGAAATTGGAGCTGAGGAGGCTGGAACTGGAGATTGCCAGGGAGCTGAAGAAGCCAAATGAAGACATGTGTCTGGCCGATCATAAG CCTCTTCCAGAGTTTTTCAGAATCCCTGGCCTGATCTTGCCGGGGGGTGCGGTGTCTGACTGCCTGATGCTGATGCAGTTCCTACGCGGCTTTGGGAAGGTGCTGGGCTTCGATGTGGGGGTGGACGTACCCACCCTGGGcatgctgcaggagggcctgctCAACGTGGGAGACAGCATGGGACACGTCCAGGACCTGCTGGTCAGACTGCTCTCCCTGGCCGTGTGTGACCCAGGACTGCCCCCAGGACACAAG acCAAGACCATGCTGGGGGACCATCTGACCAACGTGGGCATCAACCGGGACAACGTGTCGGAGGTGCTGCAGATGTACATGGGGGCCCATTGCGGGCAGACTGAGCTGGCTGAGCTGGCCCTCAGCCTGAAGACCAAGGCCTTCCAGGCCCACACCCCCGCCCAGAAGGCCTCCATACTAGGCTTTCTGGCCAATGAGCTGGCCTGCAGCAAGAGTGTCGTCAG CGAGATCGACAAGAACCTTGATCACATGACCAACATGAGGAAGGACAAGTGGCTGATCGAGGGCAAACTCAAAAA gTTGAGGACCATCCATGCCAAGCGGACCGGGAAGAGAGATGCCAGCATGGGAGGGGAGGAGGCCCAGCCCCTGGGTACGCCCTCCTCTGGCCTCAAACGCAAGAGAAAGGCCGGAGCAGAAAGCGACGACGACGATGATGAAGACGAAGACAGCGATGACCTGGCCGATGAAGatgacgaggaagaggaggaggagatgaagaaGGCGAAGAAAGTGGAAACGTGTGACGAGGACGATGGGGACCAATCAACTAGTGTGGAGGAGCTGGAGAAACAGATAGAGAAGCTAGCCAAG CAACAGCACCAGGTGAGGAGGAAGCTGTTTGAGGCGTCCCACTCCCTGCGCTCCATGATGTACGGCCAGGACCGGTACCGCCGGCGCTACTGGGTTCTGCCCCACTGCGGAGGGGTCTTCATCGAGGCCATGGAGAGCGGAGAAGCTGCGGGGgagctggagaaagagagggagaggaggaggagggcggcAGCAGGGGAGGTGCACATCAAGGAGGAGCCGCAGGAGGAGGAGGTGCAGAAGAAGAAACCTGGGGGCGTCGGCGGGGAGGAGAGGAGCGTCTACACCCCCGTGGGGtcagaggaagggaaggaggagaagaaaggtTCTCCCAACCTTTTCCTCTTGTATCCGGCCTCTCTCTCCAAACTGACCACGCTCCTCGACGTCGCTAAGGACGTTGCCAAGGAAACCCGCGAAGCCAAGGCAGACCCCCGCCCCAAATACAACGGCAGCCCCAGGCCACCGTCTGTTACCACGACAACAAAAACAGCACCACCATCCGATCCCACCAACAACGCCTCTCTGCCCGCCTTACCTACAAGCCCCTGTGCGTCGACGGCGCCGAACCTGCCGTGCGAGGAGGCCAAACCCGGCTACCTCACCTCCACCTCATCcccctcctcgttctcctccctTCTGAGCCCCCCACCCCAGCTTTTCAGCCCTATGAAGACCTCcaccctagcccctaaccctcCACAGCTCCAGTACCTCCCCAGTGACCAGCTCCTCAGGGTCCTGACAGAGAGGAGCGGTCACTGGTTCAGCTTGCTTCCCCGCTCCCCCTGTGACGACACCTCCctcaccacctctccctcccctggGCCCAGCCCTCTCCAGTCCTCCCCGCTGCCTTCCTCCAGCCTCACCCGGCCCAGGTCTCCCCCGGCCTCCCCCGCCCTGCCTCTCACCCCCTCGGCAGCGTCGGCCTCAGCCAGCCCCCACCACCCAGCTGGCTTCATCAACTACCCTCTGTCAGCCCTGCAG GTTAAGGCTGGAGGGTCGTTGCTGAGTCTCTCAGCGTTCTGCGGTGGCTGGCCCAGTGGAATGCTGAGCCCCAGCCAGCTACCCTTCTGCAGCAGCCCCCTGCCAGGCCACTCGGGCCTCAGCTCCCTGGAGGGCAGTGCCAACGCGCCGCCCAGCGTCTCCAGCAAGAGCGAGTCGCCCGTTCCTCCCGGCGAGAAGCTCTCGTCCACGGTGCCCTCTCCCGCCATGATGGAGGTGCCCAAGCACTCGGACCACCCCACACCACGGCCCATCCCCGagg agaTGCTGTCAGGCTGGTGGCGGGTGTCAGACATTGAGGAGCTGCGCTCCCTGGTGGGGTCCCTCCACAGCCGGGGAACCAGAGAGAAGGGCCTGCACCGACAGATGCACAAATACATGGAGCTCATCCCACAGGTCTGCACCAAGCACCGAGACG CGGCCATGATAGAGCTGTGTGAGCTGGAGGAGAGCCAGGTGAGTGTGGAGTCAGTGCGGGGGTGGTGTGTGGAGGAGCAGGCCATGGAGATGGACATCGCTGTGCTGCAGCAGGTGGAGGAGCTGGAGAGGAAGGTCACCACCGCCAGCCTGCAGGtcaag GGCTGGATGTACCCCGAGCCCCAATCAGAGAGGGAGGACCTGGTCTACCACGAGCACAAGCCCCTCCCCAAACACCAACCAGCGGCGGGCGGCGCTGGCGACAAAGACCAACCGGAAGACAAGGCGGACCACAAGGCAGGCGGCGTGGTGCGTCACGCGGACAACCCTCTGGACATAGCGGTGACGCGATTGGCGGACCTGGAGAGGAACATCGAGAGAAGGTACCTGAGGAGCCCCTTAGGTACCACCATTCAGATCAGGCTGGATAATGTGGGGGCTATCGGTACCGTCACTGTCCCCGCTCCCTCCAGTAGTGCTGAAAGGGAAGG GGGCGAGGAGGAGGTGGCCCATGGGATGAAGGTGTGGAGGAAGGCCCTGAGCGACGTCCGCAGTGCCGCCCAGCTGGCCATGTGTCTCCAGCAGCTCCAGAAGTCCATCGCCTGGGAGAGGTCCATCATGAAAGTG TACTGTCAGATCTGCAGGAAGGGTGACAACGAGGACCTGCTCCTGCTGTGTGACGGCTGTGACAAAGGCTGCCACACGTACTGTCACAAACCCAAGATCACCACCATCCCCGAGGGGGACTGGTACTGCCCCGCCTGCATATCCAAG gCGAGCGGCCCATCTCCCAAGAACAAGAAGCCGCCGAGCAAACCGGTGGCGGGTGGAGGCGGGAAGAAACCCACCGCTGCCGAGGCCAAGCGGAACGGGAAGCAGGCCGGCAACAGTAACGGTAACGTGGAGATGTCAGAGGACGACTCGGCGAGCGCCAACAGCACCCCGAAGAAAGGAGGAGGAGCGAAAGAGCCCCCCAgcaggaagaggaaaggagaagagagtccCGCCCCATCCCAGGCCCCGCCCACACCCCAGACACCCAGTCAGGagagccctgtggtgtgtgtgaagAGAGCCAAAACAGCCAGAGACAACAACAGAGACCTGGGTTTGTGcag GGTGCTCCTGGCTGAGTTGGAGCGGCACCAGGATGCCTGGCCCTTCCTCAACCCCGTCAACACCAAGGGGATCCCTGGGTACAGGAAGGTCATCAAGAAGCCCATGGACTTCGCCACCATCAGAGAGAAGCTCATAAGCAGCCA GTATCAGAATCTGGAGACTTTCATTATTGACGTCAACCTGGTTTTTGATAACTGTGAAAAGTTTAATGAAGACAATTCAGACATCGGGCGAGCGGGACACAACATGAGGAAGTTCTTTGATAAGAGATGGACAGAGCTTCTCAAGCAAATAAACTAA